Proteins found in one uncultured Desulfuromonas sp. genomic segment:
- a CDS encoding tyrosine-type recombinase/integrase, whose translation MRIETACTTFLDYCQFVKHLSPHTVRAYRIDLAEFQNFIGGQNEIEKCDKHSLRDYLAYLYEKRKLKATTIKRRIACLKALFHWLEEEELVESNPFHRFKTRIKLPARLPRTLSRPVIRTLLDHIERRLPFDLSSSVQDFEINAFANPAIFNQLTLFISLELLFCTGMRIGELVSIKIADINFDERLINLYGKGDRQRRVFLPNDKIFNLLEIYLETRMLKAPADDHLIINSRGNSVKTEFIRKLIHKNRREAGITTHITPHMFRHSAATYLLESGVDIRYVQRLLGHQCISTTQIYTHVTDKKLQEVVCASGFMEI comes from the coding sequence ATGCGTATTGAGACGGCTTGCACGACTTTTTTGGACTATTGCCAATTCGTCAAACACCTTTCACCTCACACCGTTCGAGCCTATCGGATTGACCTTGCGGAATTTCAAAATTTTATCGGCGGGCAAAATGAAATTGAAAAATGTGACAAGCACTCTTTGCGTGATTATCTTGCCTACCTTTACGAAAAACGAAAACTCAAAGCAACCACCATCAAAAGACGAATAGCTTGCCTTAAAGCCTTATTCCATTGGCTTGAAGAAGAGGAGCTAGTCGAGTCTAATCCATTCCATCGCTTCAAAACCCGTATAAAACTCCCCGCGCGCCTTCCGCGCACCTTGAGCCGGCCAGTAATAAGAACCCTGCTTGATCATATTGAAAGGCGGCTTCCTTTTGATTTGTCATCTTCCGTGCAAGATTTTGAGATAAATGCATTTGCCAATCCGGCCATTTTCAACCAACTGACTTTATTTATTTCCTTGGAGCTACTCTTTTGCACCGGCATGCGAATCGGAGAGCTGGTCAGTATCAAAATCGCCGACATCAACTTTGATGAAAGATTGATCAACCTCTACGGAAAAGGAGATAGGCAACGCCGGGTTTTCCTTCCGAATGATAAAATTTTCAACCTATTAGAGATCTACCTAGAGACCAGAATGCTGAAAGCACCAGCCGATGATCATTTGATTATCAACAGCCGTGGCAACTCTGTAAAAACGGAATTCATCCGTAAGCTCATCCACAAAAATCGGCGTGAAGCTGGAATAACAACACACATTACACCGCATATGTTTCGCCACTCCGCAGCAACCTATTTGCTCGAATCCGGGGTTGATATTCGTTATGTTCAACGGTTACTGGGGCATCAGTGCATTTCTACAACCCAAATCTATACACATGTTACAGATAAGAAACTGCAGGAGGTGGTTTGTGCTTCGGGGTTTATGGAGATTTGA
- a CDS encoding TonB-dependent receptor — MMRTSLVMTVLLLSVGIISPALLFADSSQKNMGATVSEQDMVVTAKSIQGIEDLGVAVSVISAEEIARSNAESIEDVLVQVPGINLGVNSSSISGRQTISIRGSSSSHVLILVDGKKVSGSDAQIGHSDFQYNWVPMNAIERIEVIKGPMSSIYGSQAIGGVVNIITKKPEGKFYADLDLKYGASSDEGGDTKNVGVNIGGQVSERLSLVVSAEHVDLDATEDDHDADVTKIEGKELTSGMLKVRFDLDDSQYIEGSYSQGEEDRYQVHDELYYDIERWNYSLGYRKQFETVTLDLDGYIVDSDSHYNSSDSYTHTMTDSVARAEVTVSSFNNHYLVTGAEYKLQEYEKEYDLSASSSKDFDDDVATTSAFLQDEILVGDHLLFTMGLRYDYNEKFDGEWSPKLNALYKIGAHRIKVGYGEGFMAPTLTQGSSSYIVHMGRYTFQGNDDLQPETSKSYEIGYEYHGESTVFKSAFYYTEVTDLISYVRTGMDNVYSNVDSAEMQGFECEISQNIGQNHNIRLGYHYSETEDDDTGEDLSYRPRHAVNARWNSQLPWGVNLTLSADYTGRQEDAAGEEQDPFTLYNLQFSKVFYDHLTVRLGVDNISDEDLDDEPYNVKGRLVYAGLNYRY; from the coding sequence ATGATGAGGACGTCTTTGGTCATGACTGTACTGCTGTTGTCGGTGGGAATAATCTCACCGGCGCTGCTGTTTGCGGACAGTTCGCAAAAAAACATGGGAGCAACCGTTTCAGAGCAGGATATGGTGGTCACAGCGAAGTCCATCCAGGGGATTGAAGATCTGGGTGTCGCGGTCAGTGTCATCAGTGCGGAAGAGATTGCCCGTTCCAACGCGGAGTCGATAGAAGACGTCTTGGTCCAGGTTCCCGGCATTAATCTGGGGGTCAACTCAAGCTCGATATCCGGACGTCAGACGATCAGCATCCGTGGCTCGTCAAGTAGTCATGTCCTTATTTTGGTGGACGGCAAAAAAGTCTCCGGTTCGGATGCCCAGATCGGCCATTCAGATTTTCAATACAACTGGGTGCCGATGAATGCGATCGAGCGCATTGAAGTGATCAAGGGACCGATGAGTTCAATTTACGGTTCACAGGCCATCGGTGGGGTGGTCAATATTATTACCAAGAAGCCCGAAGGTAAATTTTACGCCGATTTGGATCTCAAATACGGTGCGAGCAGTGACGAAGGCGGCGATACGAAAAATGTCGGCGTCAATATTGGTGGTCAAGTCAGCGAACGATTATCCCTGGTCGTCAGTGCCGAACATGTTGATCTCGACGCGACTGAGGACGACCATGATGCCGACGTGACAAAAATTGAGGGAAAAGAACTTACCAGCGGTATGCTGAAGGTCAGGTTTGACCTGGATGACAGCCAGTACATTGAGGGATCGTATTCCCAAGGCGAAGAGGACCGCTACCAGGTTCACGATGAGCTTTACTATGATATTGAGCGCTGGAACTATTCACTGGGCTATCGCAAACAGTTTGAAACCGTGACGCTGGACCTGGACGGCTATATTGTTGATTCCGATTCTCACTACAATTCGTCAGACAGCTACACTCACACCATGACCGATTCGGTGGCGCGCGCGGAAGTGACCGTTTCTTCTTTCAACAACCATTATCTCGTTACCGGTGCGGAGTACAAACTGCAGGAATACGAAAAGGAATACGATCTGTCAGCAAGTTCCTCCAAAGATTTTGACGATGATGTCGCGACCACCTCAGCATTTCTCCAGGACGAAATTCTGGTGGGCGATCATCTGCTATTCACCATGGGCTTACGCTACGACTACAACGAAAAGTTTGATGGCGAGTGGTCTCCCAAGTTGAATGCTCTGTACAAAATCGGCGCGCATAGAATAAAGGTTGGTTATGGCGAAGGGTTCATGGCACCCACTCTGACCCAGGGTTCTTCCTCCTACATTGTGCATATGGGGCGCTACACCTTCCAGGGTAACGACGACTTGCAGCCGGAAACCTCCAAGAGCTATGAAATCGGTTACGAGTATCATGGCGAGAGTACCGTTTTCAAAAGCGCGTTTTACTATACCGAGGTGACCGATCTGATCAGTTATGTCAGAACGGGGATGGACAATGTCTATTCAAACGTGGACAGTGCCGAAATGCAGGGCTTCGAGTGCGAAATTTCTCAGAATATCGGCCAAAACCACAATATCCGCCTGGGCTATCACTACTCGGAGACCGAAGACGATGACACAGGAGAGGACCTGTCCTACCGTCCCCGGCATGCGGTCAATGCCAGGTGGAATTCGCAGCTCCCGTGGGGCGTCAACTTGACCCTCAGTGCGGATTACACCGGCAGGCAGGAAGACGCCGCAGGGGAGGAGCAAGATCCGTTTACCCTGTATAATCTGCAGTTTTCAAAGGTCTTTTATGACCACCTTACAGTACGTCTGGGGGTCGACAATATCAGCGACGAAGATCTGGACGACGAGCCCTACAATGTTAAAGGAAGACTCGTCTACGCCGGTTTGAATTATCGTTACTGA
- a CDS encoding radical SAM protein, which yields MNFYLPEKRSELISRLTGRVPHGVMGDMSGNDNEIDVKTARELWNNIEMVSERRTIYLHIPFCVKRCKFCGFYKNRTTTHDLSQYTDYLLRELEMVADKPVASGTFNTVYFGGGTPTDLSAGDLERLIRAIHDKIKLADDVEFTVEGRLFGFDDDKVRACLDAGATRFSFGVQTFHTERRQALGRIQSRKKLLERLERIKRIGGDRACTVIDLIYGLPGQSLEEWLDDIRTAHEETLLDGIDLYLLKMLPGAPLTTTFGDVPWSDEELMERQAKAGEYLLAQDWRRLSITHWSRGTLERNRYNHQTKTGGEMLPLGCGAGGSAGGYSFMQMMPLDEYKAQIDAGHKPIGMVRKVQPRPLNSKVTDQMERGFFNPTDFAIRCERLADNWRDAGVWTRVEEGALRLTKIGQFYQPRLNNMLAAYLSKGGDDGPFGAAKEQGK from the coding sequence ATGAACTTTTACCTTCCGGAAAAACGAAGCGAACTGATCAGCCGCCTTACAGGTCGTGTGCCGCATGGAGTGATGGGGGACATGTCCGGCAATGACAACGAAATCGACGTCAAAACGGCCAGAGAGCTCTGGAACAACATTGAAATGGTCTCGGAGCGCCGCACAATCTACCTGCACATCCCCTTTTGCGTGAAGCGCTGCAAATTCTGTGGTTTTTACAAAAACCGCACCACGACTCACGACCTCAGTCAGTACACCGACTACCTGCTGCGCGAGCTGGAGATGGTGGCGGACAAACCCGTCGCTTCAGGAACCTTTAACACGGTCTATTTTGGCGGCGGCACCCCCACTGACTTATCCGCGGGGGATCTGGAACGATTAATCCGCGCCATACACGACAAAATAAAATTAGCGGATGACGTGGAGTTCACCGTTGAAGGACGCTTGTTCGGTTTCGATGACGACAAGGTGCGTGCCTGTCTCGACGCCGGAGCCACCCGGTTTTCATTCGGCGTACAGACGTTTCATACGGAACGCCGCCAGGCTTTAGGGCGCATCCAGTCACGTAAAAAGCTGCTTGAACGGCTTGAGCGCATCAAACGAATCGGCGGCGACCGGGCCTGCACGGTGATTGATCTAATCTACGGCCTGCCCGGACAATCGCTGGAGGAATGGCTCGACGACATTCGCACAGCGCATGAGGAGACCCTGCTTGATGGTATTGATCTTTATCTGCTCAAGATGCTGCCCGGAGCGCCCCTGACCACGACGTTCGGTGACGTCCCCTGGAGCGACGAGGAACTGATGGAGCGCCAAGCTAAAGCGGGAGAATATCTGCTGGCGCAGGATTGGCGACGGCTTTCCATTACCCACTGGAGTCGCGGCACGCTAGAGCGTAACCGCTACAACCACCAGACCAAGACCGGCGGCGAGATGCTGCCGCTCGGCTGCGGCGCGGGTGGCTCGGCGGGCGGTTATTCGTTCATGCAGATGATGCCGCTCGACGAATACAAAGCGCAGATCGATGCCGGGCACAAACCCATCGGCATGGTGCGGAAGGTTCAGCCGCGCCCACTCAACAGTAAGGTTACAGACCAGATGGAACGCGGTTTCTTCAACCCGACGGACTTCGCGATCCGTTGCGAAAGATTGGCGGACAACTGGCGGGATGCGGGGGTCTGGACACGCGTTGAAGAGGGCGCATTGCGCCTGACCAAAATCGGTCAGTTCTACCAGCCGCGCTTGAACAACATGCTCGCCGCCTATCTGTCCAAAGGTGGCGACGACGGTCCCTTCGGGGCAGCTAAGGAGCAAGGAAAATGA
- a CDS encoding MptD family putative ECF transporter S component, with product MMRTRLTGSLFDWENIDLITVGTFAALIRVSTYLITICGGGMNPIAFILKNIMITGLLVVLCHKVSRPGVLTLYMLVNYLFSLALTGNMPISVPTLIICALLADLIICYGSRVHRNSAILAGVLFYKLSSVSVGFAWQFLVVREDPRLMLMPLAIVMIGSIGYILGLPVGMKLLKELRHAGIVRN from the coding sequence ATGATGAGGACTCGACTGACGGGAAGCCTGTTCGACTGGGAAAATATCGATCTGATCACGGTCGGCACTTTTGCGGCTTTGATCCGGGTCTCCACCTATTTGATCACCATCTGCGGCGGCGGCATGAATCCGATCGCCTTTATTCTGAAAAACATCATGATCACCGGCTTGTTGGTGGTGCTGTGCCACAAGGTGTCCCGCCCCGGCGTGTTGACCCTCTATATGCTGGTCAACTATCTGTTTTCCCTGGCCCTGACCGGGAATATGCCAATCTCGGTGCCAACCCTGATCATCTGTGCGCTTCTCGCTGATCTCATCATCTGCTACGGCTCCAGAGTGCATCGCAACAGCGCCATCCTCGCAGGAGTTTTGTTTTACAAGCTGAGCAGCGTGAGCGTTGGTTTTGCCTGGCAGTTTCTGGTTGTTCGCGAGGACCCGCGCCTGATGCTCATGCCTCTGGCCATCGTTATGATTGGTTCCATCGGCTATATTCTGGGACTTCCTGTCGGCATGAAATTACTTAAGGAGCTGCGCCATGCAGGGATTGTTCGGAACTAG
- a CDS encoding energy-coupling factor transporter transmembrane component T — protein MQGLFGTRFHTSENALALRLNGWTKLSICILVSVVTLFINHNPAMLVLLSGTTLLAVTQLRPKVILILYLIIALMVLLSIGSAFLLSLAFAKYSPMLENYSLDTMVTPFLRLITVLQLVVVTALSTSPRELLINLKSARLPRFLYLPVLVMLRFVPTFINDLRQINESLKTRNIRITFISIVTHPLLTLRCSVIPLIFRALRASDELAIASEIKGVGHYRKTTSCKSYSFKAADGKMLVTALLLLGTALSMQLAAPKKPSMHGSYFSASRSDSAEVSATPEHTAAAAVTGTGKAVEK, from the coding sequence ATGCAGGGATTGTTCGGAACTAGATTTCACACCTCGGAAAACGCTCTAGCACTGCGCCTGAACGGCTGGACCAAACTCTCCATCTGCATTCTCGTCTCGGTGGTAACCCTGTTCATTAACCACAATCCGGCCATGCTGGTCTTGCTGAGCGGCACGACCCTGCTGGCTGTCACCCAGCTGCGCCCGAAGGTGATCCTGATCCTCTATCTGATCATTGCCCTGATGGTGCTGCTGTCCATCGGCTCCGCTTTCCTGCTCTCGCTGGCCTTCGCTAAATACAGTCCAATGCTGGAGAACTACAGCCTCGACACCATGGTCACCCCGTTTTTGCGTTTGATCACGGTGCTGCAGCTTGTCGTCGTCACCGCGCTTTCCACCAGCCCACGGGAGCTTCTGATCAACCTCAAAAGTGCTCGGTTGCCGCGTTTTCTCTACCTGCCGGTGCTGGTCATGCTGCGCTTCGTGCCGACCTTTATCAACGATCTGCGCCAGATCAACGAAAGCCTCAAGACCCGCAACATCCGCATCACCTTCATTTCGATTGTCACCCATCCGCTCCTGACCCTGCGCTGCAGCGTGATTCCATTGATTTTCCGCGCCCTGCGGGCATCGGACGAACTGGCCATCGCCTCCGAAATCAAGGGCGTCGGTCACTACCGAAAAACCACTTCCTGCAAGAGCTACAGCTTTAAAGCGGCCGACGGAAAAATGCTGGTGACAGCCCTGCTCCTGCTGGGAACGGCGCTCAGCATGCAACTGGCCGCGCCGAAAAAACCGTCCATGCATGGCAGTTATTTCTCAGCATCACGGTCTGATTCCGCCGAAGTCAGCGCGACGCCGGAGCATACGGCGGCAGCTGCCGTCACCGGGACGGGAAAGGCGGTGGAAAAGTGA